One region of Rubripirellula tenax genomic DNA includes:
- a CDS encoding NUMOD4 domain-containing protein, with amino-acid sequence MTNQSSVPDLISVSTKGLKQLLSKRLNAANESAEEYLRRLIENDLGIAAKPTAVSHRGREASGSRTIQWRAIAATDGKYEVSDRGAVRRTGSTKKLSVQFRRGRAVVHLQVASATKTFIVRRLVADAFLGPLPPGCWVMHRDGNMRRLSVSNLIVVPAGEGPVKAAELTTQRAAKARRKKSKTNT; translated from the coding sequence ATGACAAACCAGAGTTCGGTACCAGACTTGATTTCAGTCTCAACGAAGGGTTTGAAGCAATTACTGTCGAAAAGACTTAATGCAGCAAACGAGTCAGCCGAGGAGTATCTGCGGAGACTCATCGAAAACGACTTGGGCATTGCAGCCAAACCTACCGCTGTGAGCCATCGTGGCAGGGAAGCGTCTGGTAGTAGAACAATCCAGTGGCGTGCGATCGCGGCGACGGATGGAAAGTACGAGGTGAGTGACCGGGGAGCAGTGAGGCGTACGGGATCGACGAAAAAGCTATCGGTCCAATTTCGTCGTGGACGTGCCGTCGTCCATTTGCAGGTAGCCAGCGCCACGAAGACGTTCATTGTTCGCCGGCTTGTCGCGGACGCATTTCTGGGCCCGCTTCCGCCCGGTTGCTGGGTGATGCACCGAGACGGAAACATGAGGCGTCTTTCCGTTTCAAATCTGATCGTCGTTCCTGCCGGCGAAGGGCCGGTGAAGGCGGCTGAATTGACCACGCAGCGGGCGGCGAAAGCCCGCCGCAAGAAATCTAAAACGAACACTTGA